A portion of the Clostridium gelidum genome contains these proteins:
- a CDS encoding LytR/AlgR family response regulator transcription factor, which produces MLKIAICEDDNIQRKSIVNMIETYLGAIDKRCKTFEFISGEELLLSIDNFDIYFLDIQMDNLSGIDTAKRIRLIHEKAIIIFTTGFKDYVFDAFDVNAFHYILKPIDENKFKDILYSAVKLISKKYKFLIAKTINSSAKILLKDIIYIESDQRKIRVHTTYDIIEYYYKISDLENELSEDNFFRCHKCYIINLEYVQSFDNTFIILKNFEKVYISRKRLSDFSKAFMYYLKNEEF; this is translated from the coding sequence ATGCTAAAAATAGCCATTTGTGAAGATGACAATATTCAAAGAAAAAGTATAGTAAATATGATTGAAACATATTTAGGTGCTATTGATAAAAGATGCAAGACATTTGAATTTATTAGTGGTGAGGAGCTCCTCTTGTCTATAGATAACTTTGATATATACTTTTTGGATATACAAATGGATAATTTATCTGGAATAGATACAGCAAAAAGAATTCGGTTAATACATGAAAAAGCAATAATTATATTTACAACGGGCTTCAAAGATTATGTTTTTGATGCTTTTGATGTAAATGCTTTTCATTATATCCTTAAACCTATTGATGAAAATAAGTTTAAGGACATACTATACTCAGCTGTAAAATTAATATCAAAAAAATATAAGTTTCTTATAGCAAAAACCATTAATTCTTCTGCTAAAATTCTTTTAAAAGACATAATATACATAGAGTCTGATCAACGAAAAATTAGAGTTCATACTACTTATGATATAATTGAATATTACTATAAAATATCTGATCTTGAAAATGAACTTTCAGAAGATAACTTTTTTAGATGTCACAAATGCTATATTATAAATCTTGAGTATGTTCAAAGCTTTGACAATACATTTATAATCCTTAAAAATTTTGAAAAAGTATATATTTCAAGAAAAAGATTATCAGATTTTTCAAAAGCATTTATGTACTATCTAAAAAATGAGGAGTTTTAA
- a CDS encoding FeoA family protein, with protein MSICSLNPGEKGIIASIRGDSKLIKRLFALGCIEGTEVEFRRRAPLGDPIIINFRGFDLAIRKNDAKYILLEK; from the coding sequence ATGAGTATTTGTAGTTTAAATCCAGGAGAAAAAGGAATAATTGCATCTATTAGAGGCGATTCAAAATTAATAAAAAGATTATTTGCTTTAGGATGTATTGAAGGTACAGAAGTAGAGTTTAGAAGACGCGCACCACTAGGTGATCCAATAATTATAAATTTTAGGGGATTTGATTTAGCTATTAGAAAAAATGATGCTAAATATATATTGTTAGAAAAATAA
- the feoB gene encoding ferrous iron transport protein B, with the protein MINVALLGNPNVGKTTLYNALTGSNQYVGNWPGVTVDKKEGFLSKDIKIVDLPGIYAMDTFSNEEKVSKKFLEEGNVDLILNIVDASNLNRNLYLTTQLKEFNIPIILALNMIDVSESKGIVIDYKKLSEELNVEVIPIVAGKNEGIDKIEERLQKGNFAVPLDSDKYNFSSEKEAYAFIEKVLSISITKQEKKEATITEKMDKWVLHPVLAYPIFILLMALMFELTFSWVGQPISDLLDGFLNDILIPTVSNLLLNSSPWFKSLIVDGIISGVGGIIVLLPIILVLFMCITILEDSGYMARVAFMMDKLMRKMGLSGKAFIPMIIGFGCTVPAIMTARTLESEKDRKLTALLVPFMSCNARLPVYTVFAAVFFTSHRGLVVSSLYLLGIIVAFLLGILFKHTYFKKDEEPFMIEIPEYKMPKLSSIYKQTKDKAMSFLNKAATLIFAMSVVIWFLSNFNLHGMVNEVNDSILASIGGVIAPIFAPLGFGNWQSAVSLLSGLLAKESVLASMQVIFAGDLSVILPAHFTELSAYAFLVFILLYTPCISVIGTMKKEYGTKLTLFSIFFQLIIAWIAAFLVFNIGSLIF; encoded by the coding sequence ATGATAAATGTAGCTTTACTTGGTAATCCTAATGTAGGAAAAACCACGTTATATAATGCACTTACAGGCTCAAATCAATATGTGGGTAATTGGCCAGGTGTAACTGTAGATAAAAAGGAAGGTTTTCTTTCTAAGGATATTAAAATTGTAGATTTGCCAGGAATATATGCTATGGATACTTTCTCAAATGAAGAAAAAGTTTCTAAAAAATTTTTAGAAGAAGGAAATGTAGATTTAATATTAAACATTGTCGATGCATCAAATCTTAATAGAAATTTATATCTTACAACTCAACTTAAAGAATTTAATATACCAATCATATTAGCTTTAAATATGATTGATGTATCTGAAAGTAAAGGAATAGTTATTGATTATAAAAAATTATCAGAAGAATTAAATGTAGAAGTTATTCCTATTGTTGCAGGAAAAAATGAAGGTATTGATAAAATTGAAGAAAGACTACAAAAAGGAAATTTTGCTGTACCATTAGATTCAGATAAGTACAATTTTTCTTCTGAAAAGGAAGCTTATGCATTTATTGAAAAGGTGTTAAGTATAAGCATTACAAAACAAGAGAAAAAGGAAGCAACTATAACTGAAAAAATGGACAAGTGGGTATTACATCCAGTTCTTGCTTATCCAATTTTTATATTGCTAATGGCTTTAATGTTTGAACTAACATTTTCTTGGGTTGGACAACCTATTTCAGATTTATTGGATGGATTTTTAAATGATATATTAATTCCAACTGTAAGTAATCTCCTCTTAAATTCGTCTCCTTGGTTTAAGTCTCTTATAGTAGATGGAATAATTTCTGGAGTCGGAGGAATAATAGTATTATTGCCAATAATTTTAGTATTGTTTATGTGTATAACTATATTAGAAGATAGTGGGTATATGGCAAGAGTGGCATTTATGATGGATAAGTTAATGAGAAAGATGGGACTCTCAGGTAAGGCATTTATACCTATGATAATAGGTTTTGGATGTACAGTTCCAGCAATAATGACTGCTAGAACTCTAGAAAGTGAAAAAGATAGGAAACTTACAGCATTGCTTGTACCGTTTATGTCTTGTAATGCAAGATTACCTGTTTATACAGTTTTTGCAGCAGTGTTTTTTACGTCTCATAGAGGACTTGTAGTTTCTTCATTATATTTACTTGGAATAATAGTTGCATTTTTACTTGGAATATTATTTAAACATACATATTTTAAAAAGGATGAAGAACCTTTTATGATTGAAATTCCTGAATATAAAATGCCAAAACTTTCTTCAATATATAAACAAACAAAAGATAAAGCTATGAGCTTTTTAAATAAAGCAGCAACTCTTATATTTGCAATGAGCGTTGTAATATGGTTTTTATCAAACTTTAATCTTCATGGAATGGTAAATGAAGTAAATGATAGTATATTAGCATCTATAGGTGGCGTAATAGCACCAATATTTGCACCACTAGGTTTTGGCAATTGGCAATCAGCAGTGTCACTTCTTTCTGGCTTACTTGCTAAAGAATCAGTTTTAGCATCAATGCAAGTAATATTTGCTGGAGATTTATCAGTTATTTTACCAGCTCATTTTACGGAACTTTCAGCCTATGCGTTCTTAGTATTCATATTGCTGTATACGCCTTGTATATCTGTAATTGGAACTATGAAAAAAGAATATGGGACAAAGTTAACTTTATTTTCAATATTTTTTCAATTAATAATTGCATGGATTGCTGCCTTCTTGGTATTTAACATAGGTAGCTTAATATTCTAA
- a CDS encoding FeoB-associated Cys-rich membrane protein, with amino-acid sequence MLEIIITTIIVFFAGFIIVKSLKNSSKGKCNSGCNGCKSKNICSKKNDIKHIK; translated from the coding sequence ATGTTAGAAATAATAATTACAACTATAATAGTTTTTTTTGCTGGATTTATAATAGTTAAGTCTTTAAAAAATTCTTCAAAAGGAAAATGTAATAGTGGTTGTAATGGATGCAAATCCAAAAATATTTGCTCAAAAAAAAATGATATTAAACATATAAAATAA
- a CDS encoding metal-dependent hydrolase produces the protein MNYKTHINGGILVGLYVNLQMSNTSIISTGVFLGGAVVGSIFPDIDHKNSYIGKKAKTISKAINKFAGHRKLFHAPLMYLLLYSISIGMINDKLLLVGIKGLFLGVLSHLLLDSFTIGGLPWFYPLSKKKFSLGSVKTNSKVEDILCGVLIFINIVIVLDILHITSVFTFTQK, from the coding sequence ATGAATTACAAAACACATATAAATGGTGGAATATTAGTAGGACTATATGTGAATTTACAAATGTCAAATACTTCTATAATATCTACAGGAGTATTTTTAGGAGGAGCTGTAGTTGGAAGCATATTTCCTGATATTGATCATAAAAATAGTTATATTGGTAAAAAAGCAAAAACAATTTCTAAAGCAATAAATAAATTTGCAGGACATAGAAAATTGTTTCATGCCCCACTTATGTACTTGCTTTTATATTCAATAAGTATTGGAATGATTAATGATAAATTACTTCTAGTTGGTATAAAAGGATTGTTTTTAGGTGTATTATCACATTTACTTTTAGACAGTTTTACGATTGGGGGATTACCTTGGTTTTATCCTTTAAGTAAAAAGAAATTTTCTTTAGGCAGTGTAAAAACAAATAGTAAGGTAGAAGATATATTATGTGGAGTTTTAATTTTTATAAACATAGTTATAGTGCTTGATATACTTCATATTACTTCAGTATTTACATTTACTCAAAAATAA
- a CDS encoding Cof-type HAD-IIB family hydrolase has translation MYKLIACDLDETLIGDDNIIPKVNIEAINEASKMGVKFVPATGRGHKSIRSTLQDLGLYDKEDEYIISFNGASIVESKNFNILNFNGIDFDLAKELFEVGLTKDVCIHVYTKDDVFIFNLNEDEHTYVSQRLKGFKKMNSNSIEFLKNIPIAKVLFQNLNRDYLISIGDEIKNIINNKVTVTFSSNRYMEFNKMGIDKGIGLLELAERLGIKQNEIMAIGDNFNDLAMLKSAGLSVAVNNAVDDIKKQVDYVCKANNNEGGVAEAINKFILNN, from the coding sequence ATGTATAAATTAATTGCATGTGATTTAGATGAAACTTTAATCGGAGATGATAATATTATTCCAAAGGTAAATATAGAAGCTATTAATGAAGCAAGTAAAATGGGTGTTAAGTTTGTACCTGCAACAGGAAGAGGTCATAAATCAATAAGGAGCACCCTCCAAGACTTAGGATTATATGATAAAGAAGATGAATACATTATTTCATTTAATGGTGCAAGTATAGTAGAAAGTAAGAATTTTAACATTTTAAATTTCAATGGTATTGATTTTGATTTAGCAAAAGAATTATTTGAAGTCGGATTAACAAAAGATGTGTGTATTCATGTATATACTAAAGATGATGTTTTTATATTTAATTTAAATGAAGATGAACATACATATGTATCTCAAAGGCTCAAAGGATTTAAAAAAATGAACAGTAACTCAATTGAGTTCTTAAAGAATATTCCAATTGCAAAAGTTTTATTTCAAAACTTGAACAGAGATTATTTGATAAGTATTGGAGATGAAATTAAAAATATAATAAACAATAAAGTTACTGTCACCTTTTCTTCTAATAGATATATGGAATTTAATAAAATGGGAATAGATAAAGGAATAGGACTTCTTGAATTGGCTGAAAGATTGGGTATAAAACAAAATGAAATAATGGCAATTGGAGATAATTTCAATGATTTAGCAATGCTTAAGTCTGCAGGACTAAGTGTTGCAGTAAATAATGCTGTAGATGACATAAAAAAACAAGTTGATTATGTGTGTAAAGCAAATAATAATGAAGGCGGTGTTGCGGAGGCAATTAATAAGTTTATTTTAAACAACTAA
- a CDS encoding DUF1189 domain-containing protein produces the protein METKMGFRHKFAYSFFDFAAYKEFLVQGLGKSILYMFLVTLIFSTISNINIIDKFNSELSNVETTFIHSAPNFELKNGTLSVGSDEPIYYKYDDQQLIVDTSGKTNKSILDSYSDGIYINSDELIMRQKYTTLQTLKFSNFPELNITKISIQDSMSALKIIFPVLLLFLNPIIAFLLNLISGFLIIGPLSLSISGVMGVKFKCSELCILSFYAMTLPLLLESLISISGIDVPEFYVIFYVLSLVYCGLAINKIKNIDKSNLNLSK, from the coding sequence TTGGAAACCAAAATGGGATTTAGGCATAAATTTGCATATAGTTTTTTCGATTTTGCAGCCTATAAAGAATTTTTAGTACAAGGACTTGGAAAATCAATTTTATATATGTTTCTAGTTACTTTAATATTTTCTACTATATCCAATATAAATATAATAGACAAATTCAATTCTGAACTATCTAATGTAGAAACAACTTTTATACATAGTGCACCAAATTTTGAACTTAAAAATGGTACATTATCAGTAGGTTCAGATGAACCTATTTACTATAAATATGATGATCAACAACTTATTGTTGATACTAGTGGGAAAACGAATAAATCAATTTTAGACTCATATAGTGATGGTATATATATAAATTCAGATGAACTTATTATGAGACAAAAGTATACTACATTACAAACTCTAAAATTTTCGAATTTTCCCGAATTAAATATAACAAAAATATCTATACAAGATAGTATGTCTGCATTGAAAATTATTTTTCCAGTATTACTCTTATTTTTAAATCCAATAATTGCATTTTTATTGAATTTAATTTCAGGATTTTTAATAATAGGTCCTTTAAGTTTATCCATTAGTGGTGTTATGGGTGTGAAATTTAAGTGTTCTGAATTATGTATTTTAAGCTTTTATGCAATGACACTACCACTATTACTAGAATCTTTAATAAGTATATCAGGAATAGATGTACCTGAATTTTATGTTATTTTCTATGTACTTTCTTTAGTTTATTGTGGATTAGCTATTAATAAAATTAAAAACATTGATAAATCTAATTTAAATTTATCAAAATAG
- a CDS encoding 6-pyruvoyl trahydropterin synthase family protein: MFKIKSEVQFDMAHYLSGYKGKCSNIHGHRYKLIVMLKSETLIAEGQLRGMVDDFTNFKDALKEIADIFDHKLIIEDNEEGRALAKKLEELPNDFDIYFVNYRPTAEEMSKDIFNRLKINGLQVCQVELFETPNNSCIYTED, from the coding sequence ATGTTTAAAATAAAAAGTGAAGTACAATTTGATATGGCACATTATTTAAGTGGATATAAAGGAAAATGTTCTAATATTCACGGACACAGATATAAGCTAATTGTAATGTTAAAATCAGAAACCTTAATTGCAGAAGGTCAGCTTAGAGGTATGGTTGATGATTTTACAAATTTTAAAGATGCTTTAAAAGAAATTGCAGATATTTTTGATCACAAGCTAATTATTGAAGATAATGAAGAAGGAAGAGCTTTAGCTAAGAAATTAGAAGAACTTCCAAATGACTTTGATATATATTTTGTAAATTATAGGCCAACTGCGGAGGAGATGTCTAAAGATATCTTCAATAGATTAAAAATTAATGGATTACAGGTGTGTCAAGTGGAATTATTTGAAACGCCTAATAATAGTTGCATATACACAGAAGATTAA
- the queE gene encoding putative 7-carboxy-7-deazaguanine synthase QueE, producing MFNIVEKFLSVDGEGPSSGELATFIRFQGCNLRCSWCDTTYSWDKESTLEILTPKEIYNYIKETGVTNVTLTGGEPLIQENIDELLDILNKDDNLKIHIETNGAVDIQPFKTRHKKNNISYIVDFKLPSSNMTSQMNLNNLNVVENSDVYKFVVGSTEDLEMAYELIIKYDLTSKCLVYLSPVSGNIDMEEIVEFMKDKKLNKVRLQAQLHKIIWNKNARGV from the coding sequence ATGTTTAACATAGTAGAAAAATTTTTATCAGTAGACGGAGAAGGTCCAAGTTCTGGGGAACTTGCGACTTTTATAAGATTTCAAGGTTGTAATTTAAGATGTTCTTGGTGCGATACTACTTATTCATGGGATAAAGAGAGTACACTTGAAATATTAACTCCTAAAGAAATTTATAATTACATAAAAGAAACTGGGGTAACAAATGTTACTTTGACTGGTGGAGAACCACTTATTCAAGAAAATATAGATGAACTTTTAGATATTTTAAATAAAGATGATAATTTAAAGATTCATATAGAAACAAATGGAGCTGTAGATATACAACCATTTAAGACGCGACATAAGAAAAACAATATAAGTTACATAGTAGATTTTAAATTGCCAAGTAGTAATATGACAAGTCAAATGAATTTGAATAATTTAAACGTTGTAGAAAATAGTGATGTATATAAGTTTGTTGTAGGAAGCACGGAAGACTTAGAAATGGCCTATGAGCTTATAATTAAATATGATTTAACTTCTAAATGCTTGGTTTATTTAAGTCCAGTTTCGGGGAATATAGATATGGAAGAAATTGTAGAGTTTATGAAAGATAAAAAATTAAACAAAGTTAGATTACAAGCACAACTTCATAAGATTATTTGGAATAAAAATGCAAGAGGAGTATAA
- the folE gene encoding GTP cyclohydrolase I FolE, with the protein MSKKIDTKKIEECIREILIALGDNPNREGLLDTPKRVAKMYEEVFEGMTFSNEEIAQMFGTTFENEEFMSEAYNNMVVVRDIPIHSYCEHHLALMYNMKVTVVYIPNEKIIGLSKISRIADMVGRRLQLQERIGSDIAEIVSMVTKSSNVGVLITGEHGCMTSRGIKKPGTLTTTTTFTGKFQTNDMLRQEALLIMK; encoded by the coding sequence ATGTCAAAGAAGATAGATACCAAAAAGATAGAGGAATGTATAAGAGAAATTTTAATTGCACTTGGCGATAATCCAAATAGAGAAGGATTATTAGATACACCTAAGAGGGTTGCTAAAATGTATGAAGAAGTTTTTGAAGGAATGACTTTTTCAAATGAGGAAATAGCACAAATGTTTGGGACTACATTTGAGAATGAAGAATTCATGTCTGAAGCTTATAATAATATGGTTGTAGTTCGCGATATACCAATTCATAGTTATTGTGAACATCATTTAGCGCTTATGTACAATATGAAAGTTACAGTAGTATATATACCAAATGAAAAAATAATAGGCCTTAGTAAAATTTCAAGAATAGCAGATATGGTTGGAAGAAGACTTCAGCTTCAAGAGAGAATTGGCAGTGATATTGCAGAAATAGTTTCTATGGTTACAAAAAGTAGTAATGTTGGTGTTCTTATTACTGGAGAACATGGATGCATGACGTCACGTGGGATAAAAAAACCTGGAACACTTACTACTACAACGACTTTTACTGGGAAATTTCAAACTAATGATATGTTAAGACAAGAAGCTTTGTTAATTATGAAATAA
- the queC gene encoding 7-cyano-7-deazaguanine synthase QueC — protein sequence MNKKAVVVFSGGQDSTTCLFWALKEFDEVIAVTFDYNQKHRKEIECATEIAKELGVEHHILDMALLNQLAPNALTRDDIEIKMGKNGEPPSTFVEGRNMLFLTFAGVLAKVKGAKHIVTGVCETDFSGYPDCRDVFIKSLNVTLNLAMDYDFVVHTPLMWIDKEQTWEMADKFGKLDYIREKTLTCYNGVIGDGCGECPACKLRKNGLDNYLLSKNNNNK from the coding sequence ATGAATAAAAAAGCAGTAGTTGTATTTAGTGGTGGTCAAGACTCTACTACATGTTTGTTTTGGGCACTTAAGGAATTTGATGAGGTTATAGCAGTTACCTTTGACTATAATCAAAAACATAGAAAAGAAATAGAATGTGCAACTGAAATAGCAAAGGAATTAGGAGTAGAGCACCATATATTAGATATGGCATTACTTAATCAATTAGCACCAAATGCACTTACAAGAGATGATATTGAAATTAAAATGGGTAAAAACGGAGAACCTCCATCAACATTTGTAGAGGGAAGAAACATGTTATTCTTAACTTTTGCAGGAGTACTCGCTAAGGTTAAAGGTGCAAAACATATTGTAACAGGAGTATGTGAAACAGATTTTAGTGGTTATCCTGATTGTAGGGATGTATTTATAAAATCCCTTAATGTTACTTTAAATTTAGCTATGGATTATGATTTTGTAGTTCATACTCCATTAATGTGGATAGACAAAGAACAAACATGGGAAATGGCAGATAAATTTGGAAAGTTAGATTATATAAGAGAAAAAACTCTTACTTGTTATAATGGAGTAATCGGAGATGGATGTGGAGAATGTCCAGCTTGTAAACTTAGAAAAAATGGATTAGACAATTATTTATTAAGTAAAAATAATAATAATAAATAA
- the queF gene encoding preQ(1) synthase: protein MSESGRKSKELEGISLLGNQGTKYDYGYNPEVLEVFDNKHPGNDYFVKFNCPEFTSLCPITGQPDFATIYISYIPNVKMVESKSLKLYLFSFRNHGDFHEDCMNIIMKDLIKLMDPKYIEVWGKFTPRGGISIDPYCNYGMKNTKFEEMENYRMMNHDMYPEKVDNR from the coding sequence ATGAGCGAAAGTGGAAGAAAGTCAAAAGAACTTGAAGGAATATCACTACTTGGAAATCAAGGAACAAAGTATGATTATGGATATAATCCTGAAGTATTAGAAGTTTTCGATAATAAGCATCCTGGTAATGATTATTTTGTGAAATTTAATTGCCCAGAATTTACGAGCCTTTGTCCTATTACAGGTCAACCTGATTTTGCAACAATTTATATAAGCTATATTCCAAATGTAAAAATGGTAGAAAGCAAATCTTTGAAACTATATTTATTTAGCTTTAGAAATCATGGGGATTTTCATGAAGATTGTATGAATATAATAATGAAGGATTTAATCAAACTTATGGATCCAAAATATATAGAGGTATGGGGCAAGTTTACTCCAAGAGGTGGAATAAGTATAGATCCATATTGCAACTATGGAATGAAGAACACAAAGTTTGAAGAAATGGAAAATTATAGAATGATGAATCATGATATGTATCCAGAAAAAGTAGATAATAGATAA
- a CDS encoding BaiN/RdsA family NAD(P)/FAD-dependent oxidoreductase, which produces MSKVIVIGAGPAGMMAALQASKKHEVILLDGNERIGKKLFITGKGRCNVTNAKDISEFFEYIPGNPHFLYSSLYSFTNDDTMNFFEGEGIKLKVERGDRVFPESDKSSDIIKGLSNALSRTKVKIRLNSKVTNIKFKDKKITALEINNDEILSGDQFIIATGGATYPLTGSRGEGQKFANMLGHNIIPLTPALVPIEVVDAKTKELMGLSLKNVEVTIKENNKTIVYKDFGEMLFTHFGVSGPLILSGSRFVKKGKNYTLHIDLKPALNLGELDKRIQKDFSKYLNKDFKNSLDELLPQKLIPMIIEYSGISETKKVNEITKEERKNLVNLIKNLPFDIKGLRPIDEGIVTKGGVDIKEIDPSTMKSRIIDNLSFAGEVMDVDAFTGGYNVQIAFSTGFIAGSNI; this is translated from the coding sequence TTGAGTAAAGTTATTGTTATAGGCGCAGGGCCAGCAGGTATGATGGCAGCTCTGCAAGCATCAAAAAAACATGAGGTAATATTATTAGATGGTAATGAAAGAATTGGTAAAAAGCTTTTTATTACTGGTAAGGGAAGATGTAATGTTACTAATGCAAAAGATATATCTGAGTTTTTTGAGTACATTCCAGGTAATCCACATTTTCTATATAGTTCATTATATAGTTTTACTAATGATGATACTATGAATTTCTTTGAAGGTGAAGGAATTAAGTTAAAGGTAGAACGAGGGGATAGAGTTTTCCCTGAATCTGATAAATCTTCGGATATTATAAAAGGTTTGTCTAATGCCTTAAGTAGAACTAAAGTAAAAATAAGATTAAATTCTAAAGTTACAAATATTAAATTTAAGGATAAAAAAATAACAGCACTTGAAATAAATAATGATGAAATTTTAAGCGGAGATCAGTTTATTATTGCAACTGGTGGAGCAACCTATCCACTTACAGGATCACGTGGAGAAGGCCAAAAATTTGCAAATATGCTAGGGCATAATATAATACCTTTAACTCCAGCACTTGTACCAATAGAAGTTGTAGATGCAAAGACAAAAGAACTTATGGGATTATCTCTAAAAAATGTAGAAGTTACAATTAAGGAAAACAATAAAACTATAGTTTATAAGGATTTTGGAGAAATGTTATTTACACATTTTGGTGTGTCAGGTCCACTTATATTAAGTGGGAGTAGGTTTGTAAAAAAAGGCAAAAATTATACATTACATATAGATTTAAAACCAGCCTTAAATTTAGGCGAATTAGATAAAAGGATTCAAAAAGATTTTAGTAAGTACTTAAATAAAGACTTTAAAAATTCTTTGGATGAATTATTACCACAAAAGTTAATTCCAATGATTATTGAGTATTCAGGAATTTCAGAAACTAAAAAGGTAAATGAAATAACAAAAGAAGAAAGAAAAAATTTAGTTAACTTAATTAAAAATTTACCATTTGATATTAAAGGCTTAAGACCAATAGATGAAGGTATTGTGACAAAAGGTGGAGTAGATATTAAAGAAATTGATCCGTCTACCATGAAGTCAAGAATAATAGATAATCTTTCTTTTGCTGGAGAGGTAATGGATGTAGATGCCTTTACAGGAGGCTATAATGTTCAAATTGCATTTTCAACAGGCTTTATAGCTGGAAGTAATATTTAA
- the cmk gene encoding (d)CMP kinase encodes MRISVAIDGPAGAGKSTIAKLVGEKYNLMYINTGAMYRAVALEATENNLSPEKVDEICNLISSMEMHFEDDDLILNGENIQEKITMPRISSIVSGYASIPEVRSILVKLQRDMSSKFDVIMDGRDIGTVVLKDAKFKFFLTASPEERAERRFKELQERNLECLYEQILQDIIDRDYKDTHRAFDPLKKADDAVEIDSTNLDINGVVNTICEFIEKLK; translated from the coding sequence TTGAGGATTTCAGTAGCAATAGATGGACCTGCTGGGGCAGGTAAAAGTACCATAGCAAAATTAGTTGGAGAAAAATATAACCTTATGTATATAAATACAGGGGCAATGTATAGAGCAGTAGCACTTGAAGCTACGGAAAATAATTTATCACCAGAAAAAGTTGATGAAATTTGCAATTTAATAAGTAGTATGGAAATGCATTTTGAAGATGATGACTTAATTTTAAATGGTGAAAATATTCAAGAAAAAATAACAATGCCAAGAATAAGCAGTATTGTATCTGGTTATGCTAGTATTCCAGAAGTTAGATCTATACTTGTAAAACTTCAAAGAGATATGTCAAGTAAGTTTGATGTAATTATGGACGGTAGAGATATTGGAACTGTTGTTCTTAAAGATGCAAAATTCAAATTCTTCTTAACAGCTAGTCCAGAAGAAAGAGCAGAAAGAAGATTTAAGGAATTGCAAGAAAGAAATTTAGAATGTCTCTATGAGCAAATATTACAGGATATAATAGATAGAGATTATAAAGATACTCATAGAGCTTTTGACCCTCTAAAAAAGGCAGATGACGCCGTTGAAATTGATAGCACGAACTTAGATATTAATGGAGTAGTAAATACAATTTGTGAGTTTATAGAAAAATTAAAATAA